In the Paenibacillus pabuli genome, one interval contains:
- a CDS encoding HAD-IIA family hydrolase: MENVYDYDAYCFDLDGTIYVSQMILPGVNSFINSLRSRDKRLLFLTNTPVHTREDCYKRLLSLGISCQLDEILTAGYVSGMYFVEYAPDAKVLIVGEEALRRELRAIGISITEDPYESTHVLVGMDRQFHYDKLHLAAKAVRHGAILIATNPDSCCPVQDDIIPDTGSILSSIEAASQQKASAVIGKPSRYYAEKAFQLLNVNNSRCLMIGDRLETDILFGQQNGMKTALVLTGISSRGDIQETGIIPDYIWASFNECIMEEEDNSKHSTVLQVKRT; the protein is encoded by the coding sequence ATGGAAAATGTGTATGATTACGATGCGTATTGCTTCGATTTAGACGGGACGATTTATGTCAGCCAGATGATCCTTCCTGGCGTAAATAGCTTTATAAACAGCTTGCGATCACGCGACAAGCGTCTATTGTTCCTGACGAATACTCCCGTGCATACCAGGGAGGATTGCTACAAGAGGCTGCTGAGTTTGGGGATTTCATGTCAGCTCGACGAAATTCTGACTGCAGGATATGTGTCAGGAATGTATTTTGTTGAATACGCCCCTGATGCCAAGGTGCTGATTGTTGGTGAGGAGGCTTTGCGAAGAGAGCTAAGGGCCATCGGGATATCTATCACGGAAGATCCGTATGAATCAACCCATGTATTAGTCGGAATGGATCGACAGTTTCATTACGATAAGCTTCATCTAGCGGCAAAAGCAGTTCGTCATGGAGCGATTCTCATCGCAACGAATCCGGACAGCTGCTGTCCCGTCCAGGATGATATCATTCCCGATACCGGATCGATTCTAAGCTCGATTGAGGCAGCTAGCCAGCAGAAAGCCTCCGCCGTGATTGGTAAGCCTTCCCGTTACTATGCTGAGAAGGCGTTCCAGCTTTTGAATGTGAACAACAGCAGATGCCTTATGATCGGTGATCGGTTGGAAACAGATATTTTATTTGGTCAGCAAAATGGAATGAAGACCGCCCTCGTGCTTACGGGTATCTCTTCAAGAGGAGATATCCAAGAAACAGGCATCATTCCTGATTATATATGGGCTTCCTTCAACGAATGCATCATGGAGGAAGAAGACAACTCCAAGCATTCAACTGTGCTGCAGGTGAAGAGGACTTAA
- a CDS encoding metallophosphoesterase family protein, with protein sequence MRLALLGDYHYSSMSHGTEEMKAARVRVYEHMLKAFLEEKADFHVSIGDLTHEGTAQEFQSIYSILSSSERNFIHVLGNHDTYSIPKHEISKLTGQDRYRAIDTPHARLIFLDTTQEMNPADWGGELDEEQLAWLKSELADSHEKQVLLFGHHPVFDTTARSTLDKLYIRPQDELKSILNSRPEGGIYFCGHNHMNSIVKQGEWHYVQTAACLDVPAYRVIEVHEGKVEITHHLIQGAGLLADIESFCCDMPGFGPVAGASGEESDLVLSVQFASAAQ encoded by the coding sequence ATGCGTCTGGCGTTACTTGGTGATTATCACTATTCAAGCATGAGTCACGGAACTGAAGAAATGAAAGCTGCGAGAGTTCGTGTATATGAGCATATGCTCAAGGCTTTTTTGGAGGAAAAGGCGGACTTTCATGTCTCGATTGGCGATTTAACGCATGAAGGAACGGCCCAGGAATTCCAATCGATATACTCCATCCTTTCCAGTAGTGAACGGAACTTCATTCATGTGCTTGGCAATCACGACACGTATTCGATACCGAAGCATGAAATCTCCAAGCTAACAGGTCAGGATCGCTATCGGGCGATTGACACACCTCATGCCAGGCTTATTTTTCTGGATACGACCCAGGAAATGAATCCTGCAGATTGGGGAGGGGAGCTGGACGAAGAGCAGCTGGCATGGCTCAAAAGCGAGCTTGCCGATTCGCATGAGAAGCAAGTACTTCTCTTCGGGCACCATCCGGTATTTGATACGACTGCGCGTTCGACGCTCGATAAGCTGTACATCCGTCCACAGGATGAACTGAAGAGCATATTGAACAGTCGGCCAGAAGGCGGCATCTATTTTTGCGGGCATAATCACATGAACTCCATCGTTAAGCAAGGTGAATGGCATTATGTTCAGACCGCAGCTTGCCTGGACGTGCCGGCATACCGTGTTATTGAAGTCCATGAGGGCAAAGTAGAGATAACTCACCATCTTATACAGGGTGCTGGTCTGCTTGCTGATATTGAGAGCTTTTGTTGTGATATGCCAGGCTTTGGCCCTGTCGCTGGTGCATCAGGAGAAGAGAGTGACCTTGTTTTATCTGTGCAATTCGCATCGGCCGCTCAGTAA
- a CDS encoding ABC transporter ATP-binding protein produces the protein MAQIVLKQIEKSFKQDKVIEGLDLTIEDGSFTVLVGPSGCGKSTTLRMIAGLEKETGGEIWIGDQCVNGVEPGKRNVAMVFQNYALYPMMTVKENIEFGLVNRKVPRPERERLVKEITEVVGLAEYLHKKPQALSGGQRQRVALARAMVKSPAVFLMDEPLSNLDAKLRHQMRTELIQLHKRLGATFVFVTHDQVEAMSMGDRIVIMNKGIIQQADGPMKIYDDPDNVFTAQFIGTPPMNVIDRERIQPYLNGQLHDDIGQIGFRPEKATMSLESRPQTGNVHFPAHIMTRETLGAEIIYQLESALGLVSVKSFLKPLESASEVNITVSVQDLYYFDRNEVRARQHERSEARELIVLGGKYS, from the coding sequence ATGGCACAAATTGTGTTGAAGCAGATTGAAAAAAGCTTCAAGCAGGATAAAGTCATTGAGGGTCTGGATCTGACCATCGAGGATGGATCCTTTACGGTATTGGTCGGCCCGTCTGGCTGTGGAAAATCGACGACACTCCGCATGATCGCTGGACTTGAGAAAGAAACGGGCGGTGAAATTTGGATCGGGGACCAATGTGTCAATGGAGTCGAACCGGGCAAGCGTAATGTGGCCATGGTATTTCAAAACTATGCATTGTATCCAATGATGACAGTCAAGGAGAACATTGAATTCGGACTCGTGAATCGCAAGGTGCCCCGGCCCGAACGAGAACGCCTCGTTAAGGAAATCACGGAGGTCGTAGGCCTAGCAGAGTATCTGCATAAGAAGCCGCAAGCGCTGTCCGGAGGTCAGCGCCAGAGGGTTGCCTTGGCACGGGCCATGGTGAAGAGTCCTGCGGTTTTCCTGATGGACGAGCCATTATCGAATCTCGATGCCAAGCTGCGCCATCAAATGCGAACGGAGTTGATTCAGCTTCACAAACGGCTGGGCGCAACCTTTGTCTTTGTTACGCATGACCAGGTTGAGGCGATGTCGATGGGAGATCGTATCGTCATCATGAATAAAGGGATTATTCAACAAGCAGATGGTCCAATGAAAATCTACGATGATCCCGATAATGTTTTCACAGCTCAGTTTATCGGTACACCGCCGATGAATGTGATTGATCGTGAACGTATCCAGCCATATTTGAATGGGCAGCTGCATGACGATATTGGGCAGATTGGTTTCAGGCCGGAGAAAGCAACGATGTCGCTTGAGAGCCGACCGCAGACAGGGAATGTTCATTTCCCGGCCCATATCATGACACGCGAGACACTAGGCGCAGAAATCATCTATCAACTGGAATCCGCGCTCGGGCTTGTGTCTGTGAAGAGCTTTTTGAAGCCCTTAGAGTCAGCTTCTGAAGTGAACATTACGGTATCTGTGCAGGACCTCTACTATTTTGATCGGAACGAAGTCCGTGCTCGTCAGCATGAGCGGTCCGAAGCTCGAGAGCTCATTGTCCTGGGAGGGAAATATTCATGA